The genome window TTAGTCCTGAGACACGGAGGCTCATCCATGAGAACGTGAACCGGAGGATCCTGGAGCCTTTCCGGGGCATGATTGAGGGCAAGCGCGGGGCCAATTCCTGGCTTTCGACGACGAACAACTGGAACGCGGTCTGCTTGGCGAATGTGACTGGGGCGGCGTTGACCCTGATTGAATCGAAGGCTGACCGGGCGTTCTTCGTTGCGGCGGCCGAGCACCTCTCGTTGAACTTCCTCAAGGGTTTCACCTCCGACGGCTACTGCAGCGAAGGGCTGGGCTACTGGAACTACGGGTTCGGTCATTACGTGCTCCTGGCCGAGACGGTTCGTCAAGCCACCGGCGGCAAGCTGGATCTGCTTGAACGGCCGGTGGTCAGGGCCATTGCCCTGTTCGGCGTCAACATCGAGATCACGAACGGCGTTTTTCCGGCCTTTGCCGACTGTTCACCCAGCGCCCGTCCGTCGGCGAGAATCCTATCGGTCGTCAGTCGCGAGTTGGGTCTTGGTCTGAGCAGCTGGGAGAGGCAGGATCCCGCCTCGCCGTCCGGCGGGCTGGCGGAGGCGATGGTCTATTCGTTCCCGAGTGCGGCCGGTCAGGCCCGGCCGGCCGCCCCAAAGTGGAACGGACCGGGGCCGCGAACCTGGTTCGAACAGGCGGGCATCCTCATCCGCCGGCAGATCGAGGGCTCGGGGTGCCGGATGGGCGTGGCCCTCAAAGGCGGGCCCAACGCCGACCACCACCATCACAACGAAGTCGGCTCCTACGTGGTGGTCATCGGGAAGGAAGCGGTTCTGGTTGATCCTGGTGCCGAGGTCTACACCGCGCGTACCTTCAGCAGCCGTCGCTATGAGAGCAAGGTGCTCAACTCGTTCGGCCATCCCGTCCCGAGGGTGGCGGATGAGTTGCAGAAGACTGGCTCTCAAGCTCGGGGCAGGGTTGTCAAGACCGAGTTCACGGACGCCTCCGACACCCTAGTTCTAGATCTATCCTCGGCGTACCGGGTGCCTTCGCTCCAGAAACTGGAGCGAACGTTTGTTTTTTCACGGTTGGCGACGGGTTCACTGGCTGTCACCGACGAGGTCCTTTTCAGTCAGCCCGCCCGCTTCGGCACGGCGCTCATCACCTTCGGGAAGTGGGAACGAAGTGCCCCCGACCGCCTCGTCATCTCCAGCGGCAGGGAGGGGGCGCGGGTCGTGATCGAGGCGACCGGCGGCGAATGGGACGTGTTCGCTGAGCCGATCGAGGAAGACCTTGGCGTCAAGCGGCCCCTGACGCGACTGGGCATCGATTTCAAGAAGCCGGTCAAGCAGGGAAAAGTGGTTTTAACCATTCTGCCGGCAACCGAGGCCCAGTGAGACTGGAGGGCTGTTGCTGATGGCCGGGAGGTTTAGCAGGGCGCGATTTCCGGGTGTGGCGCCATCGTTGGCTGTGATCTTGTCCGCCTCGCTGG of Phycisphaerae bacterium contains these proteins:
- a CDS encoding heparinase II/III family protein, with product MRTLKSVPFGAAAFSVIGGSMLVVSAAEKDPTASLPDRNRIAAIAAILPDKPVGVGRPISDREAWRALAEKPAYQSVGDAAANTLKDPLPDLPDELYLDYSRTGNRTRWQAVNGRRLGRIPRYVIAECMENKGRFLPAFEALAKSVCEQRTWMMPAHDGSLVNFKGTRIDIDLGSSAIGWDLATADFLLGDKLSPETRRLIHENVNRRILEPFRGMIEGKRGANSWLSTTNNWNAVCLANVTGAALTLIESKADRAFFVAAAEHLSLNFLKGFTSDGYCSEGLGYWNYGFGHYVLLAETVRQATGGKLDLLERPVVRAIALFGVNIEITNGVFPAFADCSPSARPSARILSVVSRELGLGLSSWERQDPASPSGGLAEAMVYSFPSAAGQARPAAPKWNGPGPRTWFEQAGILIRRQIEGSGCRMGVALKGGPNADHHHHNEVGSYVVVIGKEAVLVDPGAEVYTARTFSSRRYESKVLNSFGHPVPRVADELQKTGSQARGRVVKTEFTDASDTLVLDLSSAYRVPSLQKLERTFVFSRLATGSLAVTDEVLFSQPARFGTALITFGKWERSAPDRLVISSGREGARVVIEATGGEWDVFAEPIEEDLGVKRPLTRLGIDFKKPVKQGKVVLTILPATEAQ